One Gloeothece verrucosa PCC 7822 DNA window includes the following coding sequences:
- a CDS encoding tetratricopeptide repeat protein translates to MSKQVELDVKTKKASEETSITPSGEKILAQLGINSALVKAINQGIKRSYYRAVINWLTKYKANPEDSNLKKVKGLLEAFYNLCQVEDWEEAEKLLLNTPTREELHNQLGTWGYYYQQIELYTKLIGEIIYSQNKTFLNALANAYFTVGNYDQAIHYHNQRLAQEQKSGNQEGEAIYLKNLGVVYYSIGDYISAIQLFEKSLEINKKLEDLHGEATVLGELGNVYHDKGNYIKAIKCWHKTLEIMQKFNDFQREVGSLVNLGFYTKVLIILTEQLNCFSKVLKFSVRSIIYKDKGKRLTT, encoded by the coding sequence ATGAGTAAGCAAGTTGAACTAGATGTAAAAACAAAAAAAGCTTCAGAAGAAACGAGTATTACTCCTTCTGGTGAGAAAATTTTAGCACAGCTTGGTATAAATTCAGCCTTGGTTAAAGCGATAAATCAAGGTATAAAACGATCATACTATCGAGCAGTGATTAATTGGCTTACGAAATATAAGGCTAATCCAGAAGATTCTAATTTAAAGAAGGTGAAAGGTTTATTAGAGGCGTTTTATAATCTGTGTCAGGTTGAAGATTGGGAGGAAGCAGAAAAGTTACTTTTAAATACTCCTACTAGGGAAGAATTGCACAATCAATTAGGTACTTGGGGTTATTATTACCAACAGATTGAGCTATATACAAAACTTATTGGTGAGATTATTTATAGCCAAAATAAAACTTTTCTGAACGCTCTTGCAAATGCTTACTTTACAGTTGGTAATTACGATCAAGCTATTCATTACCATAATCAAAGATTAGCTCAAGAACAGAAAAGTGGGAATCAAGAAGGAGAAGCAATATATTTAAAAAATCTTGGGGTTGTTTACTACTCTATCGGAGATTACATATCAGCTATCCAACTTTTCGAGAAAAGTTTAGAAATCAATAAAAAATTAGAAGATTTACATGGAGAAGCTACGGTATTAGGCGAGCTAGGTAATGTTTATCATGACAAAGGTAACTATATAAAAGCTATAAAATGCTGGCACAAAACTTTAGAAATAATGCAGAAGTTTAATGATTTTCAAAGAGAAGTAGGCTCTTTAGTAAATTTAGGATTTTATACAAAAGTATTAATAATTTTGACCGAGCAATTGAACTGCTTCAGCAAGGTTTTGAAGTTTTCAGTAAGATCGATAATCTACAAGGACAAGGGAAAGCGCTTAACAACTTAG
- a CDS encoding tetratricopeptide repeat protein encodes MKSEKSALLSVKPIISYPREAQAGKTYLMTIDLEVEEGFEWQYEEEEYPIFCQVDSDFFKVKSVDESVLVLHRFGGSYGEVRFLLTAGQKEAKGRIRVILINKWGVPVKVFYLEDVQITTKEEIRSVIEIESRKPINLTSQEEAYQPAIASKLSDVNQKFITELVSRNFFAYDEAWVGRESLVQELCNRLRESCRLLLLVGMTGIGKTALGEKLALDLEDWFKGDWSKYYQVNFDNEEKSSDFASVAAQCLEKWGELITPDARNDTHRLLYRLLKHLQENRYLIQIDSLENILQGNEEEGWSDFKDEWWVKFFTAFLNSDSCFSCIIITSQDLPRQIVEIGSRFTNFWYCQALSGLKEQERLALFEKIGVDISPESVSRPYLERIGIAYEGNPLALRVIAGEIKNQPFNGNVIAYWNKYGSEIEEVEKLLAEAQTGKTIGEDSFKLDRFTKTLRRNVRSRFNKTFARLKEDATYAYILLCEASVYRCPVPEEFWLSHLEDWDRDEDEQLAALDILRDRYLVEELVDNDRWLLRQHNLIRSIALEHLKQLDSDEEKIEIDSIELNSLPTQSDVEKAILSEIRATLLSNPNITHLQRINYRAVVNWLTHYKPIENSSRIEQVKGYLEAFYHLCEVEAWEAAYKILSLQIDTPTEEELLEQLGTWGYYQVQVEICTILLQHLSQSIDIKLYNCLGNANYIFGKYSAAIEIFHQSLNIAHKINDRKNESIALVYLGLTYNSLGQYQQAIELYHQALAISKNIRDIRGESHILGNLGLTYHYLGQYQHAISYHLQYLRIAREIGDRRGEGTALGNLGNAYCGLQDYQLAINLYRQYLMIAKEIDDRRGVGIALGNLGNAYLDSREYEQAIYYLEEALVILREINDRQGEGFVLGHLGNTQIKLEQYDEALENLQTSLTIFQEIDSRAGVSESLKNLAELHHKINQPQQAQKYYEQALQIATDLGIPLVQEIQDSMKSLTQENESS; translated from the coding sequence ATGAAGTCTGAAAAGTCTGCTTTATTATCCGTTAAACCGATTATTAGTTATCCTCGTGAAGCACAGGCAGGAAAAACCTATTTAATGACCATTGATTTAGAAGTCGAGGAGGGTTTTGAGTGGCAATATGAGGAGGAAGAATACCCTATTTTTTGTCAAGTAGATAGTGATTTTTTTAAGGTTAAATCTGTTGATGAATCGGTTTTAGTGTTGCATCGCTTTGGGGGGAGTTATGGAGAAGTTAGATTTTTATTGACGGCAGGGCAGAAGGAAGCAAAGGGGAGAATTAGGGTTATTTTGATTAATAAGTGGGGTGTACCAGTTAAAGTTTTCTATTTAGAAGATGTACAAATAACAACCAAGGAAGAGATTCGTTCAGTGATAGAAATCGAATCCAGAAAGCCTATAAATTTAACTTCACAGGAGGAAGCTTATCAACCAGCAATCGCTAGTAAATTATCTGATGTTAATCAAAAATTTATCACTGAGCTAGTAAGTCGCAATTTTTTTGCCTATGATGAGGCTTGGGTTGGCCGAGAAAGTTTGGTTCAGGAGTTATGTAATCGTCTTCGAGAATCCTGTCGTCTGCTCCTTCTAGTGGGAATGACCGGAATTGGTAAAACTGCTCTAGGGGAAAAATTAGCACTTGATTTAGAAGACTGGTTTAAGGGAGATTGGAGTAAATATTATCAAGTAAATTTTGATAATGAGGAAAAGTCTTCTGATTTTGCTAGTGTAGCTGCTCAATGCTTGGAAAAGTGGGGAGAATTGATTACACCTGATGCTCGTAATGATACTCACAGATTACTTTATCGGTTACTGAAACACCTGCAAGAAAATCGTTATTTAATACAAATTGATTCTTTAGAAAACATTTTGCAGGGAAATGAAGAGGAAGGATGGAGTGATTTTAAAGATGAATGGTGGGTGAAATTTTTTACTGCTTTTCTCAACTCAGATTCCTGTTTTAGTTGTATTATTATTACTTCCCAGGATTTACCGAGACAAATTGTAGAGATAGGATCGCGCTTTACAAATTTTTGGTATTGCCAAGCTCTAAGTGGGTTGAAAGAACAGGAACGGTTAGCATTGTTTGAAAAAATTGGGGTAGATATTAGTCCAGAATCAGTAAGCAGACCTTATTTGGAAAGAATTGGCATTGCTTACGAAGGTAATCCTCTGGCGTTGCGAGTGATAGCTGGGGAAATTAAAAATCAACCTTTTAATGGTAATGTTATCGCTTACTGGAACAAATATGGTAGTGAGATAGAAGAAGTAGAAAAGTTGCTCGCAGAAGCACAAACAGGTAAAACAATTGGAGAAGATTCGTTTAAATTGGATCGCTTTACAAAAACTTTAAGACGAAATGTGCGATCGCGCTTCAATAAAACTTTTGCTCGGCTTAAAGAGGATGCAACGTATGCTTACATTTTACTCTGTGAAGCTTCTGTCTATCGGTGTCCCGTACCAGAGGAGTTTTGGCTGAGTCATTTAGAAGATTGGGATCGAGATGAGGATGAACAATTAGCAGCTTTAGATATATTAAGAGACCGATATTTAGTTGAGGAATTAGTTGATAATGATCGATGGTTGTTAAGGCAACATAATTTGATTAGAAGTATAGCACTGGAACATTTAAAACAATTAGATTCAGATGAGGAAAAAATTGAAATTGATTCAATAGAGCTAAACTCGCTTCCTACACAATCTGACGTAGAAAAGGCTATTTTATCTGAAATACGAGCTACCCTATTAAGCAACCCCAATATAACTCATCTTCAGAGAATTAATTATCGTGCAGTTGTTAACTGGTTAACGCATTATAAACCAATAGAAAATTCTTCTAGGATTGAGCAAGTTAAAGGATATTTAGAAGCTTTCTATCATCTATGTGAAGTTGAAGCATGGGAAGCAGCTTACAAAATTCTTTCTCTTCAAATAGATACCCCCACAGAAGAGGAGCTTTTGGAACAGCTTGGTACATGGGGCTACTACCAAGTACAAGTAGAAATTTGTACAATACTTTTACAACATCTAAGCCAATCTATAGATATAAAATTATACAACTGTTTGGGAAATGCCAATTATATTTTCGGTAAATATAGTGCTGCGATTGAAATTTTCCATCAAAGTTTAAATATAGCTCATAAAATTAATGATCGAAAAAATGAAAGCATAGCCTTGGTTTATTTAGGGCTTACTTACAATTCTTTAGGACAGTATCAACAGGCGATTGAGTTATACCATCAGGCTTTAGCCATTTCAAAAAACATTAGAGATATCAGGGGTGAAAGCCATATATTAGGCAATTTAGGGCTTACTTACCATTATTTAGGACAGTATCAACACGCTATTAGTTACCATCTACAATACTTGAGAATTGCAAGAGAAATTGGCGATCGTAGAGGTGAAGGCACAGCATTAGGTAATCTTGGGAATGCTTACTGTGGTTTACAGGATTATCAACTGGCAATTAATCTTTATCGGCAATACTTAATGATTGCAAAAGAAATTGATGATCGCAGAGGAGTAGGCATAGCATTGGGTAATCTTGGGAATGCTTATCTTGATTCAAGAGAGTATGAACAGGCGATTTACTACCTTGAGGAAGCTTTAGTTATTTTACGAGAAATTAATGATCGCCAAGGAGAAGGCTTTGTTTTGGGTCATTTGGGAAATACACAAATAAAGCTAGAACAATATGATGAAGCATTAGAAAATTTACAGACATCTTTGACCATTTTTCAAGAAATTGACTCCCGTGCAGGAGTATCTGAATCTCTTAAAAATTTAGCCGAACTCCATCATAAAATTAATCAACCCCAACAAGCACAAAAATATTACGAACAAGCGTTACAGATAGCTACAGACTTAGGGATTCCATTGGTTCAAGAAATACAAGACTCGATGAAGTCCCTTACACAAGAAAATGAATCAAGCTGA
- a CDS encoding tetratricopeptide repeat protein, with product MSKIALSGELLLQNIQINSKIIKTIKPHWKRTYYRAVINWLTKYKPSQDGSNLDQIKGYLEAFYHLSEVEDWEKAMKIFSTRLNTPTNDELHNQLNIWGYYQQQIELYKKTLGKIDTNFDTILLNGLGNLYNSLSDYHQAIECQQQHLNIAKSIGDRLGEGIALGNLGLNYYYLGNYLKSIEYSQESLIIVWELKQRREAGAALGNLGLAYKALGDYQKAIKFQNLRLAITREIGDRTGEAQSLGNLGVLYNSLGNYTQALEYHQQCLAIAKEIGDRLGEEQALGNLGISYQNLGQYAEAINCHEQSLAIAREIGNRLEESSSLGNLGNIYISLGQYTKAIEYHQNGLVISRGVGDLSGEAACLGSLGIVYDTLGDYEQSIEYHQQQLAIFQEIEDRHGEGVALGSLGNAYFSLEDYDKAVDYYQQRLEIAQEIGHRGGEGFALLSLGNVYFSQENYEEAGKFYQQRLTIAQEIGDRWGEGNALCNLGATFIRLNEYTQALKYLQSSLEICQEIKTPYTEAKVLQNLAAVYRKLDEPKLALEYCDRALFLATELGISLAQECQEFKELLLSEQ from the coding sequence ATGAGTAAAATTGCTCTATCAGGCGAACTACTTTTACAAAATATACAGATTAATTCAAAAATAATAAAAACCATTAAACCTCATTGGAAACGGACTTATTATCGAGCCGTTATCAACTGGCTAACTAAGTATAAACCTTCTCAAGATGGGTCGAATCTAGACCAAATTAAAGGCTACTTAGAAGCTTTCTACCATCTCAGCGAAGTAGAAGACTGGGAAAAAGCTATGAAAATATTTTCTACTCGACTTAATACACCAACTAATGATGAATTACATAATCAACTCAACATTTGGGGATACTATCAACAACAAATTGAATTATACAAGAAAACTCTGGGTAAAATAGATACTAATTTTGATACTATCCTGTTAAATGGTTTAGGAAACTTATACAACTCTTTAAGCGATTATCATCAGGCAATTGAATGCCAACAGCAACATTTAAACATTGCTAAATCTATAGGTGATCGCTTAGGAGAAGGGATAGCTCTTGGAAATTTAGGGTTGAATTATTATTACTTAGGAAACTACCTAAAATCAATAGAATATTCTCAAGAAAGTTTGATCATTGTGTGGGAACTTAAGCAACGTCGAGAAGCGGGTGCGGCTTTAGGTAATTTAGGACTTGCTTATAAAGCTTTAGGAGATTACCAAAAAGCAATTAAATTTCAAAACTTACGTTTAGCAATTACCAGAGAAATAGGTGATCGCACAGGAGAGGCACAGTCTTTAGGAAACTTAGGTGTACTTTATAATAGCTTAGGAAATTATACTCAAGCCTTAGAGTATCATCAGCAATGTTTAGCCATTGCTAAAGAAATAGGCGATCGCTTAGGGGAGGAACAAGCATTAGGAAATTTGGGAATCAGCTACCAAAATTTGGGACAATATGCTGAAGCGATTAATTGTCATGAGCAAAGTTTAGCGATCGCGCGGGAAATTGGCAACCGTCTAGAAGAGAGCAGCAGTCTAGGAAATCTTGGAAATATTTATATAAGTTTAGGCCAATATACCAAAGCTATTGAGTATCATCAAAATGGTTTGGTAATTTCAAGAGGGGTTGGCGATCTTAGCGGTGAAGCAGCTTGTTTGGGAAGTTTAGGGATTGTGTATGATACCTTGGGAGATTATGAACAGTCAATTGAGTACCATCAGCAACAATTAGCTATCTTTCAAGAGATTGAAGATCGTCACGGAGAGGGTGTTGCTCTAGGAAGTTTGGGAAATGCCTACTTCTCTTTAGAAGATTATGATAAAGCTGTTGATTATTATCAGCAACGCTTAGAAATTGCTCAAGAAATAGGCCATAGAGGAGGAGAAGGATTTGCGCTCTTGAGTTTGGGAAATGTCTATTTTTCTCAAGAAAATTATGAGGAAGCAGGTAAGTTTTATCAACAAAGATTGACTATAGCTCAAGAAATAGGCGATCGCTGGGGAGAGGGAAATGCTTTATGTAATTTAGGAGCAACTTTTATACGACTTAATGAATATACACAAGCTTTAAAATATTTACAATCTTCATTAGAAATTTGTCAAGAAATTAAGACTCCTTATACTGAGGCTAAAGTTCTCCAGAATTTAGCGGCAGTTTATCGAAAGTTGGATGAGCCAAAATTAGCTTTAGAATATTGCGATCGCGCTTTATTTCTTGCTACAGAATTAGGGATTTCCTTAGCTCAAGAATGTCAAGAATTTAAAGAACTATTACTTAGTGAACAGTAA
- a CDS encoding tetratricopeptide repeat protein, translating into MNNFDRAIELLQQGFEVFSKIDNLQGQGKALNNLGGVYFRLENYDKALELYQKRLKIAKRSGELEGELVATGN; encoded by the coding sequence ATTAATAATTTTGACCGAGCAATTGAACTGCTTCAGCAAGGTTTTGAAGTTTTCAGTAAGATCGATAATCTACAAGGACAAGGGAAAGCGCTTAACAACTTAGGAGGAGTTTACTTTAGATTGGAAAATTATGATAAAGCTCTCGAACTGTATCAAAAACGGCTGAAAATTGCTAAAAGATCAGGTGAATTGGAAGGTGAGCTAGTAGCAACAGGAAACTAA
- a CDS encoding SEFIR domain-containing protein produces the protein MSGDFWGQITKREGVKQSSSLPSELKQASSPKASKNDALEKVEGGQIIPQVFISYTHDSEEHKDRVLSLANRLRSEGIDCNIDQYEQSPSEGWLRWMLNQLELADFVLVVCTEIYNRRFRGLEEAQKGQSVTWQGAVISQEMYDDFGENTKFIPVVFATEYEEYIPFVIKGFTCYKLDSEKGYESLYRHLTKQPEIIKPDLGKLRNLPHRKRESLFQESSTIGKYSEEITFIDLEEKFPSNVAILYVLEQENNYFLRLHNIAWDNPKETETSPPPPITLSQLINSQQRASEILGQLQRYRSRCPIGKLLGWLRELEELSDLIINDGTDFVIPWEMLPLRQQPLGIRVNLIRWLDIPDLENWDKIYSIPSPQSSADCCQGDVLIYAKTEELEEIKSLKSYQSVCFSENQAFLTHLKEKKETIGLVYIARHGFLETTFSQKILSYDSFNCYLQGIEFSSYYSSIIFMNACHFELIRDQFSKGYRVGFITSFLERGAKGVIGTLTEVEENYATLISQEFFQEYEKNYRLTVPQILRSLRDRIYQRLRDEPGNEDICALYFYTFMYVYYGHPNVFLKLSLAEG, from the coding sequence ATGTCTGGGGATTTTTGGGGGCAAATTACTAAGCGTGAAGGAGTCAAACAATCTTCTTCATTACCCTCGGAACTGAAGCAAGCATCGTCTCCGAAAGCAAGTAAAAATGATGCTTTAGAGAAGGTGGAAGGGGGGCAAATTATTCCTCAAGTTTTTATCAGTTATACTCATGATTCAGAGGAACATAAAGATAGAGTTTTGAGTTTAGCTAATCGCTTACGAAGTGAGGGAATTGATTGTAATATTGATCAATATGAACAATCTCCCTCTGAAGGATGGCTGCGTTGGATGTTAAATCAGTTAGAGTTGGCTGATTTTGTTTTGGTGGTTTGTACAGAAATATATAATCGAAGATTTCGCGGGTTAGAAGAAGCTCAAAAAGGACAAAGTGTTACTTGGCAAGGGGCAGTTATTTCTCAAGAAATGTATGATGATTTTGGGGAAAATACTAAGTTTATTCCTGTAGTTTTTGCAACAGAATATGAAGAATATATTCCTTTTGTTATTAAGGGTTTTACTTGCTACAAATTAGATTCTGAGAAAGGCTATGAATCTCTTTATCGTCATCTAACTAAGCAACCTGAGATCATTAAACCTGATTTAGGAAAATTAAGAAATTTACCGCACCGTAAAAGAGAATCACTTTTTCAAGAAAGCTCAACGATAGGGAAGTATTCAGAAGAAATTACTTTTATTGATTTAGAAGAAAAATTTCCGAGCAATGTAGCTATTTTGTATGTGTTAGAGCAGGAAAATAATTATTTTCTTCGTCTTCATAATATAGCATGGGATAATCCAAAGGAAACAGAAACCAGTCCCCCACCTCCCATTACCCTTAGTCAGCTTATCAACTCTCAACAACGTGCGAGTGAAATTTTGGGACAATTGCAACGTTACAGAAGTCGATGTCCTATTGGTAAACTATTAGGATGGCTACGGGAATTAGAAGAATTATCTGATCTCATTATTAACGATGGCACGGATTTTGTCATTCCTTGGGAAATGTTACCTCTGCGCCAACAACCTTTAGGGATAAGGGTTAATCTAATACGGTGGCTAGATATTCCCGATCTGGAAAATTGGGATAAGATTTATTCTATCCCCTCTCCTCAGTCTTCTGCTGATTGTTGTCAGGGGGATGTGTTAATTTATGCTAAGACGGAGGAATTAGAGGAAATTAAAAGTTTAAAGAGTTATCAATCAGTTTGTTTTTCTGAGAATCAGGCTTTTTTAACTCATTTAAAAGAAAAAAAAGAAACTATTGGGTTAGTTTATATTGCTCGTCATGGCTTTTTAGAAACTACTTTTAGTCAAAAAATATTATCTTATGACAGCTTTAATTGTTATTTACAAGGCATAGAGTTTTCATCATATTATTCGAGCATTATCTTTATGAATGCTTGTCATTTTGAACTAATTAGAGATCAGTTTTCTAAGGGTTATCGAGTAGGATTTATAACATCTTTTCTGGAAAGAGGAGCAAAGGGAGTGATTGGTACATTAACAGAAGTTGAGGAAAATTATGCAACTCTAATTTCTCAGGAATTCTTTCAGGAATATGAGAAAAATTATCGTTTAACTGTTCCTCAAATCTTAAGGTCTTTACGCGATCGCATTTACCAAAGATTGCGAGATGAACCGGGTAATGAGGATATTTGTGCTTTATATTTCTACACTTTTATGTATGTTTATTATGGTCATCCTAATGTATTCCTAAAACTGTCTCTTGCGGAGGGTTAA